GCCAAGGAGCCATAAAACGATTAATATTACTGCAATGGTATAAAGCATAAATTTTCTCCTTCAGTTTGTTTTCGATTCTTGCGTTATGAATTCTTGATACGAGTACAGAGTATGCCGTACTCCGGCCTCCCGCTATGGGGTGTAACCCTACCGGGTATTTGAGAGTTGCTGGTTTCATGTTTTATATTTCATATGCGGGTTTGGATTCTGGGTTTATGAACTCGAAGCATTAAGATGAGCCATGTGCCAGCCTTTTACTATAAGGTGTTCACCCCATAGTAAAATAAGGAGAATTACCCGATCTTTGCATTGGGTTGGCGGCTCGCCATTAAGGGATTAAACCATGACGGCAGCCAACTGAAGCGTGTTACATAACATGAAACAAAAACCAATGGGATCGTCGCCGCGATATGTCACAGCTTTGCAAAAACACGTGAAGCAAGGCAAAATCGATTTCGACCGGTTGAACGCAACGCTGAGCCGGCGCACGCATGAGCTGGCCACCGCCAATACCCAATTGCAGCGCTCAATCACCCGGTGCAAGAAGGTGGAAGCCACCCTCAAGAATAGCGAGGAACACTATATCAGGCTGTTGAAGGATTCCCTGCATCTGCAGGAAGGTTTCCGCCAGCTCACTCGCCGGGTGCTGGCTGCACAGGAGGGTGAACGCCATAAGGTCGGCAGCGAACTTCAGGATGAGATCGTCCAGACTTTGCTGGGCATCAATGTCCGGCTGCTTGGATTGAAACGCGAGTCAAGGCTCAACACCAGGGATCTCAAGAATGAAATCGCCTGTACGCAGCGGCTTGTGGTAAAATCAACCAAGTCCGTACGGTGTGCCGCCCGTAAATTCAGCAACTCATGAAACAAAAAATTTCAAGACGTTACCAATGGGCATTGCTGGCCTATCTCAAACAATGCACCCGTGCGCGCCTGCTCTTGGCGCGCGGCATGGGCCGGCAGGCGTTGAAGGCGGGCATGCAGACGTTGGACCTCGCCAAGCTCCATGAACACATTTTACTGACCCGGGTGTTGCCGGATCGTCCGGCCGCCAAACGCGCCGCGCTCATCAAGCTTGCGGGCACTTTCTTTACCGAGGCGATCACCCCGATCGAGAAAATCAATCGCGATACGCATGCGGCTGCCGTACATCTGAATCAAATCGTTGAGATACTGAGCCAGCGCACCGTCGAGCTGGCCGCCTCGAACCTGGAATTGAAACAGGAGATCGCCCACCGCAAAACAGCGGAGAAGGCTCTCAAAAAGAGCGAGCGGCATTACTCGGAATTGCTGGAACACTCGGATCGCTTGCAGCAACAGTTGCGCGGATTGTCCCGCCAGATACTGGCGGCGCAGGAAGAGGAACGGAAACGGATCAGCCGGGAATTGCATGATGTCATCGCCCAGACCCTGACAGGAATCAACGTCCGGCTCTCGGCGCTAAAAAAGGAAGCCTCGCTCAACACCAAGGGCCTCGACCGCAACATCGCCCACACGCAACGTCTGGTGGAAAAATCGGTGGATATCGTACATCGCTTTGCCCGCGAATTGCGCCCGGCTGTGCTGGACGACCTGGGGCTGATTCCCGCCCTGCACTCGTTTGTAAAAATATTTTCCGAGCGGACACACCTCCGCGTTCATTTGAAGATCTTTGCAGGAATTGAACAATTGGACATCAACAAGCGAACGATGCTTTATCGAGTCGCCCTCGAGTCGCTTAACAACGTCTCCCGCCACGCAAAAGCCGGCCATGTGGAGGTGAATATTCAAAAACTTCGAGGCATCGCCCGCATGGAAATCAAGGATGATGGCAGATCCTTCCATGTGGAACGCGTCATGCGATCCAGGGGAAACAAGCGATTGGGCCTGCTCGGCATGCGCGAGAGGGTCGAAATGTTTGGCGGCACTTTTTGTGTTGAATCCGCATCCGGCCAGGGCACCACCATCCGGGTGGAAATTCCATTTGCGCACGTCAGGAGAAACAAGTTGAAAAAATCCGGCAACATCACACTCAAATGTCCATGAAAAAACACCCCCCCAACATTCTTCCAATGAAAAATAACGGCCACAACACCATCGTTACCGGAACTCCTTTGCCCAAATGCCTCACCGGCATTCAAGGCCTTGACGAAATTACAGGCGGCGGATTGCCACGCGGGCGGCCCTCACTGGTCTGCGGCGGCGCAGGCTGCGGCAAAACACTGTTGTCCGCGGAATTCCTCGTGCGTGGCGCGGTCCAATTCAAGGAACCGGGAGTGTTCATGGCCTTTGAAGAGACAGAAGAGGAATTGACGGCCAATGTTGCCTCGCTCGGATTTGATCTGCCGGGCTTGGTGCGGCGCAAAAAAATTGTAATTGATTACGTCCATGTCGAGCGCAGTGAAATCCATGAGAGTGGCGAATACGACCTGGAAGGATTGTTCCTCCGGCTCGGACACGCGATTGATTCCATCGGCGCGAAGCGCGTGGTGCTGGACACGCTGGAAGTCCTGTTTGCCAGCCTGCCCAATGAAGCCATTCTGCGCTCAGAATTGCGCCGCCTTTTCCGCTGGCTCAAGGACAAGGGTGTGACCGCAGTCATCACGGCCGAACGCGGACGCGAGCAATTGACGCGCCACGGATTGGAAGAATATGTGTCCGACTGCGTCATCCTGCTCGACCATCGGGTCTATGACCAGATTGCCACCCGCCATCTGCGCGTGGTGAAATATCGCGGCGCACTGCACGGCACCAATGAATTTCCATTTCTCATTGGCGACACGGGCATCAGCGTGCTTCCCATCACGTCATTGGGGCTGAATCACAAGATATCAAGCGAGCGGATTGCCACCGGCATCCCCCGGCTCGATGCGATGCTGGGCGGACGGGGATTTTTTCGCGGCAGCAGCATTCTGCTCACGGGCACGCCAGGCACGGGCAAGACCATCGTTGCCGCCAACTTTGCCCAGGCCGCCTGCCGGCGCGGGGAGCGTGTGCTCTTCTTTTCGTTCGAGGAATCACCCAACCAGATCATCCGCAACATGCACTCCATCGGGTTGCGTCTGGATCCGCTGGTCAAGCGCGATCTGCTGCGCTTTCACTCGGCGCGGCCCTCGCTCTACGGCCTGGAAATGCACCTGGCCACGATGTTCAAGGAGATCGCCTCATTTCAGCCCCACGTCGTCATCGTGGATCCCATTACAAGCCTGATGGACGCGGGCACCGACTCCGAAAGCAAGGGAATGGTGACCCGGCTGATTGATTATTTGAAGGCCGGACAGGTCACCTCGCTCTTCACCAGTCTGACCCAGGGCGGCCACGCGCTGCAGCAAAGTGAAATGGCCATGTCCTCGCTCATGGACTCCTGGCTGTTGTTGCAGGACTTTGAGGGCAATGGCGAGCGCAATCGCGTTCTTTACGTGCTCAAGGCGCGCGGCATGGCGCATTCAAACCAAATCCGCGAGTTCCTGATTTCGGACCGGGGCATTGACGTCGTGGACGCGTATATTGGCGCCAGCGGTGTCTTGACCGGCTCGGCGCGCGCGGCGCAAAATTCGCTCGAAAAGGCCGCCGTATTGGCCGGCCAGCAGGAAGCCGCCCGCCGCAAACGCGAGTTGGAACGCAAACGCGAGGCAATTGAACGGCAAATCAGCGGGTTGCGCTCCGATTACGAAAGCGAAACCATGGAACTGCGGCGCATTGACGAACAGGTCGGAACCAGCACGCTCATGTTAACCACTGAGCGGGCAGCCTCAGGCATCTTGCGCCAGGCGGATATCAAGGTGGCGGCCAACACGCGCGGCAAACACAGGCCGGGGAAAATCAATTGATGAAACCAAACAAAAACAGCTCCAGCCGCCTGCCCTCCATAATAACACGGCGGAAGCTGAATGCGGCCAAGGCTTCATCAAAATTTACATCCAAGCGGCTCAGGAACAATTTCGTCCTTCTCCTGTTCGTGGCGGGAGCCACGGATCGCTCGCATAAAGCTGTACTGCGCGTCCTTGAGTTGTGCGACACGACCCTGAAAGGATGCGCGAAACTGGAAGTCATAGACATCTTTCAGCAGCCCGATCTGGCGCGCGAGTACCAGATCATCGCAACTCCGACGCTCATCATCCAGTTACCCCTGCCGGTGCGCCGGTTTATTGGCAACCTGACGAATATCACCAATCTGGTCAGCCAATTGGATTTGGGAGAAAAAGGTAGAATCAGCGCATGAAAACAAGACGAGGCCAGTCCGACTCCCGCCTCGAGCCCTCAAGCGAGCTCGTGCAACTCCGCGCCCGCATGGTCGAAGCCGAGGAAACCATCCGCGCCATCCGCAGCGGCGAAGTGGATGTCGTGGTGGTCACTCGCAAGCAGGGTTTGCAAATGTTCACGTTGGAAGGCGCCGAGCACACCTACCGCGTACTCATCGAATCCATGAACGAGGGCGCACTGACACTGACGGCTGACAAGACGATTCTCTATGCCAACCGGTGCTTTGCCCGAATGGTCAAATGCCCGTTGGAGCAGGTAACAGGCGGTTCCTTTCGCCGTTTTCTCTCCGTCGAAGACCGGACAAGGCTCCGGGCGCTCATGAAAAGGGGCGATAAATCCGACGCTAAAATCCAGGTGCTGCTGATTGCCGGTGATGGTTCGCAAATACCGGTGCAAATCTCAATACGTCCGCAGGCAAAGCAGGGTGTCAATCGCGCATGCATCGGCATGGTGGTGACGGACATGACTGAGGCCCGGCGTACGGAGGAACTGTTGCGGGCTTTGACGCATCGTGTGGTGCAAGCCCAGGAAGCCGAGCGCGGGGGCCTGGCCGTTGAATTGCACGACAACATCACCCAGCTTCTCTGTGCCATACTTTTTCGCAGCCAGGCGCTGGCAAACAACCTTTCCATGGTTAAGGGACCATCCAGAAATGAGGCGATAAAGCTCCGCAAGATGCTCGGTCAGGCGGCCGAGGAAGTCGAGCGCATCTCGCGCAATCTGCGGCCCGGTGTATTGGAAGAACTGGGCCTGGTCCCCGTCCTGCAAGCAACCAGCGCCGAGTTTGAGGATCGGACGGGCATCCCAGTCAAGCTGGCCTGCATCGGGTTGGCTGCGCGTCTGCCTGCCGGCACCGAGTTGGCGCTCTACCGCATTTTCCAGGAAGCCTTGAAAAATGTGGAGCAGCATGCCCATGCCCGTCATATAGCTGTAAACCTTAAACAGCAAGGTGCTATGATTGAGTTGTCAATTCATGATGACGGAATCGGCTTTAACACGGAGGATCACAGCGCCAGAAGAAAAGCAAAAGGCGGCCTTGGGCTGCTCGGCATGCGCGAGCGTGCCGCCTATGTGGGTGGCACCTTGAGCATCAAATCCATTCCCCGCTCGGGAACAAAAATCGAGGCGCTCATACCATTGCCACCCAAATCAACGGCGGCCAAACGAAAACAAAAATGAAAAAAATTACCATTCTGCTGGCGGAAGACCACATGATCGTCCGCGAAGGATTTCGAAAGATGCTTGAGCTGGAGGCCGATATTGAAGTGGTCGGAGAAGCACAAGACGGGCGTCAGGCGATCACGCTGGCAAAAAAACTTTCTCCCGATGTGGTTTTGATGGACATTGCGATGCCTCAACTCAACGGCCTGGAAGCCACCCGGCAGGTCCTCAAAGCCGTTCCCGCCACCAAGGTGATCATTCTCTCCGCGCACAGCGATGACGCGTATGTCATAAACGCAACCGAGTCCGGCGCCGTTGGATTTCTGCTGAAACAAACCTCCGCTCATGATGTGTGCCGGGCGATCCGGGAAGTTAAAAAGGGGAAAACATTTTTCAGCGCATCGGTTTCCAAGCGTCTGGATCGGTTGAAGGCGCAATCCCTGAGCCACACGGGGACACCCAACAAGAAAATTGCCCAGTTGACTTCGCGCGAGCTGGAAGTGCTGCAATTGATTGCCGAAGGCAAGGCCAACAAGCAAACCGCCTCTGAGCTGGGCATCGGCATCAAAACCGTCGAAAAGCACCGTGAACATCTCATGGAAAAACTCGACATTCATGACACCGCCGGACTCACCCGTTACGCCATCAGCGCGGGCATCATCGAAAACAGCGTCCAATTGACCATCGTTTAGAGCGCTTTCATTTAGATGTGGCATCGGACTTTTCAGAGATGCGACTCTTTCGTAGCTTGCGCGTCACGCGTGAGGTCGCGTTCCATTATTCTCTGACTGGATTGCCGCGTCGCCCGGCTTCGCCGTTCTTCTCGCAATGACGCTGTCGCGCGGATTCGTCATCGCGAGAATCCAAACCTTTTAAACAGGTGTTTTGAGCGGGAATGAACGTGGGTTCGTGAGAGAAGCACCAAAGGTGCGGCCCATACCAGCCTGGGGCAACGCCCCAGGAATACGAATAGTATAAAATCTCAAGCACTGAAGGTGCGCTCTAACGTATGTCGAGCTCTGGATCGCTCCTTCAGAGCTCGATACATTTTTATACGTCCACACCTGGGGCTTCGCCCCAGGCTGGTATAGGGCGGACCTTTGGCCCTTATGAAAAGCTACGAAACCTCCAACATTCTATCTTTCAACATCTTGTCACATCTGTTCATTAGGAGGCCCATCTGGAACACTCGCGACGCATGTCGGAGTTGGGCCGTGGCGATCCAGCATTTTGATTCCGGATTTCCTCCGCGCTCACCGCTTCTGCGGAGGAGCGGGTTTTTCAATATTTTCCTTCACGGCGGCCACCATCGCATCCATTCCGTCCTTGATCTCGCCGACCTGCGGATGCACTTCCTTGATGAGGTCGTGTTCGATCTTGGACAACTTTTCGATGCGTTTGCCCTGGGCGCGAAGCTGGTCCAACAAGGCATTCTGTTTTGTGGATATCAAATGCATCCACCAAAAACAAACAACCCAGCAAAGGGTCCCGATCAAAGTGAGCAGGAAAGCAAGGTCGATTTTAACCATCATTCATCAATCCTTTCCCTCATTGCAGCAGAGTAAAACATAAGGCTGGATGCGCTTCAACGCATCCAGCCTGTTCGTTATGGTTTTATTCCAACTGCAGGGATTCAAGCAACGGATCGTTGATGCGTCCGGTGATTCTCAAATCGTGATCGTTCTGATAATCCGCAATCGCGTTGCGGGTGCCCGGGCCGATATCTCCGTCGATGGGGCCATGATAATATCCCAGATCGGACAGACTCAGCTGAACATTACCCACGGTCGAATCTCCGACTCCAAAGTAAGGCGAGAAACCGCCGTCGATAATCAACCAGCCGCCTTGATACCAACGATAGTCATGATTGTTCCAACGATGCTCTCCACTCCTGCTCCAATCGGAATGCGTATTTGCGGAA
Above is a window of Candidatus Methylacidiphilales bacterium DNA encoding:
- a CDS encoding sensor histidine kinase gives rise to the protein MKQKISRRYQWALLAYLKQCTRARLLLARGMGRQALKAGMQTLDLAKLHEHILLTRVLPDRPAAKRAALIKLAGTFFTEAITPIEKINRDTHAAAVHLNQIVEILSQRTVELAASNLELKQEIAHRKTAEKALKKSERHYSELLEHSDRLQQQLRGLSRQILAAQEEERKRISRELHDVIAQTLTGINVRLSALKKEASLNTKGLDRNIAHTQRLVEKSVDIVHRFARELRPAVLDDLGLIPALHSFVKIFSERTHLRVHLKIFAGIEQLDINKRTMLYRVALESLNNVSRHAKAGHVEVNIQKLRGIARMEIKDDGRSFHVERVMRSRGNKRLGLLGMRERVEMFGGTFCVESASGQGTTIRVEIPFAHVRRNKLKKSGNITLKCP
- the kaiC gene encoding circadian clock protein KaiC, with protein sequence MKKHPPNILPMKNNGHNTIVTGTPLPKCLTGIQGLDEITGGGLPRGRPSLVCGGAGCGKTLLSAEFLVRGAVQFKEPGVFMAFEETEEELTANVASLGFDLPGLVRRKKIVIDYVHVERSEIHESGEYDLEGLFLRLGHAIDSIGAKRVVLDTLEVLFASLPNEAILRSELRRLFRWLKDKGVTAVITAERGREQLTRHGLEEYVSDCVILLDHRVYDQIATRHLRVVKYRGALHGTNEFPFLIGDTGISVLPITSLGLNHKISSERIATGIPRLDAMLGGRGFFRGSSILLTGTPGTGKTIVAANFAQAACRRGERVLFFSFEESPNQIIRNMHSIGLRLDPLVKRDLLRFHSARPSLYGLEMHLATMFKEIASFQPHVVIVDPITSLMDAGTDSESKGMVTRLIDYLKAGQVTSLFTSLTQGGHALQQSEMAMSSLMDSWLLLQDFEGNGERNRVLYVLKARGMAHSNQIREFLISDRGIDVVDAYIGASGVLTGSARAAQNSLEKAAVLAGQQEAARRKRELERKREAIERQISGLRSDYESETMELRRIDEQVGTSTLMLTTERAASGILRQADIKVAANTRGKHRPGKIN
- a CDS encoding circadian clock KaiB family protein — its product is MKPNKNSSSRLPSIITRRKLNAAKASSKFTSKRLRNNFVLLLFVAGATDRSHKAVLRVLELCDTTLKGCAKLEVIDIFQQPDLAREYQIIATPTLIIQLPLPVRRFIGNLTNITNLVSQLDLGEKGRISA
- a CDS encoding ATP-binding protein, giving the protein MKTRRGQSDSRLEPSSELVQLRARMVEAEETIRAIRSGEVDVVVVTRKQGLQMFTLEGAEHTYRVLIESMNEGALTLTADKTILYANRCFARMVKCPLEQVTGGSFRRFLSVEDRTRLRALMKRGDKSDAKIQVLLIAGDGSQIPVQISIRPQAKQGVNRACIGMVVTDMTEARRTEELLRALTHRVVQAQEAERGGLAVELHDNITQLLCAILFRSQALANNLSMVKGPSRNEAIKLRKMLGQAAEEVERISRNLRPGVLEELGLVPVLQATSAEFEDRTGIPVKLACIGLAARLPAGTELALYRIFQEALKNVEQHAHARHIAVNLKQQGAMIELSIHDDGIGFNTEDHSARRKAKGGLGLLGMRERAAYVGGTLSIKSIPRSGTKIEALIPLPPKSTAAKRKQK
- a CDS encoding response regulator transcription factor, whose translation is MKKITILLAEDHMIVREGFRKMLELEADIEVVGEAQDGRQAITLAKKLSPDVVLMDIAMPQLNGLEATRQVLKAVPATKVIILSAHSDDAYVINATESGAVGFLLKQTSAHDVCRAIREVKKGKTFFSASVSKRLDRLKAQSLSHTGTPNKKIAQLTSRELEVLQLIAEGKANKQTASELGIGIKTVEKHREHLMEKLDIHDTAGLTRYAISAGIIENSVQLTIV